One window of Streptomyces sp. NBC_00273 genomic DNA carries:
- a CDS encoding dihydrofolate reductase family protein: MGKLTLTTFVTLDGVMQAPGGPDEDRSGGFEYGGWVAPFADEGMGEFITEVFGRAGAFLLGRKTYEIFASYWPEHDDPADPIPGKLNRLHKYVASTTLKEPAWGPVTVLDGEHLQGEIVRVKDALEGELQVHGSGQLAQWLLARDLVDEVNLLVFPVVLGAGRRLFPTGGLPTAYELVSSRATPAGTAVHTYRPTGRAAFGTIGD, translated from the coding sequence ATGGGGAAGCTGACACTGACCACCTTCGTGACGCTGGACGGCGTGATGCAGGCGCCCGGGGGGCCCGACGAGGACCGCAGCGGCGGGTTCGAGTACGGCGGGTGGGTCGCGCCGTTCGCCGACGAGGGGATGGGGGAGTTCATCACCGAGGTGTTCGGGCGGGCCGGGGCGTTCCTGCTCGGGCGGAAGACGTACGAGATCTTCGCCTCGTACTGGCCGGAGCACGACGACCCCGCCGACCCGATCCCGGGCAAGCTGAACCGGCTGCACAAGTACGTGGCGTCGACCACGCTGAAGGAGCCGGCCTGGGGGCCGGTCACCGTGCTCGACGGGGAGCACCTGCAGGGCGAGATCGTCCGGGTCAAGGACGCGCTGGAGGGGGAGTTGCAGGTGCACGGCAGCGGGCAGCTCGCGCAGTGGCTCTTGGCCCGGGACCTCGTGGACGAGGTCAATCTGCTGGTCTTCCCCGTGGTGCTGGGGGCCGGTCGCCGGCTGTTCCCCACCGGCGGGCTGCCGACCGCCTATGAGCTGGTGAGTTCGCGTGCGACACCGGCCGGGACCGCCGTCCACACCTACCGGCCGACGGGGCGGGCTGCCTTCGGCACGATCGGCGATTGA